The Flavobacterium psychrotrophum region TTCCAGATCAGGTTGTTGTTAAATCCTACAGGTATTTTATTAAGCTGCTCCAGCGTATAATCTTCAAAATATTTATCGAACAATTCGCGCAGGCGGCGTGTAATTTTAAATTCGGTTTCCATTTTAGAATATTTGTTTCGCAAAGATGCGCAAAGAAGCCACAAAGTTGCACAAAGAAATATAAAAAATTTCGCAAGGCTTTGTGGTTCTTTATGTACGATTTTCAATTTTAAACTTTGCGTTTCTTCGTGCCTTCTTTGCGTTACTTTGTGTTACAACCCGAACTAATACTTTCTTTGCGAATATTTCTGTAAACACACCTAAAAAAGATTTATATTTGTGTATTATAACAACAAACAGTAAAAAAGTTACAAAATGGCAACACTTACCGATGTTTTCGGCATACAAAAAGCCCTGACCCAACTGGGGATAACTGAAACAAATAAAGGCACATCTACCGGCCTTGAGAGTTTTGCGAACGGCGAATTGCTAAGTTCGTTTTCTCCGGTAGACGGATCGCTGATCGCGAAAGTACAGGTTTCTACACCGGACGATTACCAGGCTGTGATGGCTAAAGCCGAAGCTGCTTTTAAAACATGGAGGCTGGTACCGGCACCTAAGCGTGGCGAAATTGTACGCCAGATGGGCGACGAGCTGCGTAAGCATAAAGATGCCCTGGGACAACTGGTAAGCTACGAAATGGGTAAAAGCCTGCAGGAAGGCCTTGGCGAGGTGCAGGAAATGATAGACATATGCGATTTTGCCGTAGGATTATCGCGCCAGCTGTATGGCCTTACGATGCATAGCGAGCGCCCAAGCCACCGTATGTATGAGCAATGGCACCCACTGGGTATTGTAGGTATTATATCTGCCTTTAACTTTCCGGTAGCGGTATGGAGCTGGAATTCTATGCTGGCACTTATATGTGGCGACGTTTGCGTATGGAAACCATCATCTAAAACGCCGTTGTGTGGTATTGCCTGCCAAAACATCATCCAGAAAGTTTTAAAAGAAAACAACCTGCCTGAAGGTGTATTCTCTCTTGTAACCGGTGAAGATTGTAACGAACTAATCAATAACGACAAACGTATACCTCTGGTATCATTTACAGGCTCTACCCGCGTGGGCAGGCACGTAAGCCAGGTGGTGGCCGGCCGTTTTGGAAAAACCATATTAGAGCTTGGTGGCAATAATGCCATTATAGTTAGTGAACATGCAGATATTAGCATGGTACTTGTAGGTGCTGTATTTGGCGCAGTAGGTACTGCAGGTCAGCGTTGCACTACTACGCGCAGGCTTATAATACACGAAAGTGTATATGACAAAACCGTAGAGGTACTTAAGAGCGCGTACAGCCAGCTTAGCATAGGCAACCCACTGGATAGTAACAACCACGTAGGCCCGCTTATTGATAAGACTGCTGTTGAGGCATATCTTACTTCTATTGAAAAGGCTAAAGCCGAAGGCGGCAAAGTACTGGTAGAAGGCGGTGTGCTGCAAGGCGAAGGCTATGAAAGCGGCTGTTATGTAAAGCCATGCATTATTGAGGCTGAAAACCACTTTGAAATAGTACAGCACGAAACATTTGCACCTATTTTATATGTAATGAAATACAGCAATATTGAAGAGGCTATTGAAATGCAGAACGGTGTACCGCAAGGCTTATCGTCTTCGATATTTACAAACAATATGCGCGAAATGGAACTATTCCTTTCGCAGCAGGGTTCTGACTGTGGTATTGCCAACGTAAACATTGGTACTTCAGGAGCTGAGATAGGTGGTGCCTTTGGCGGCGAAAAAGAAACCGGTGGCGGCCGCGAAAGTGGAAGCGATGCCTGGAGGGCTTACATGCGCAGGCAAACCAACACCATTAACTACGGTACCCAGCTGCCATTAGCGCAGGGTATTAAATTTGACTTGTAATCATCTTACTTTTTTATAAAACGAATAGCTGCCCAACAAAAGGGCAGCTATTTTTTTGTGCTATGGTTTGAGTCGGCATATATTATCAATGCGTATTGATTTTGACCTAAACGCGCTGATTTTCAAAAAATAAGCTATCTTAGCCTCCAACATTAAAAACCAGCCACATGAAAAAAATTTTACTA contains the following coding sequences:
- the amaB gene encoding L-piperidine-6-carboxylate dehydrogenase produces the protein MATLTDVFGIQKALTQLGITETNKGTSTGLESFANGELLSSFSPVDGSLIAKVQVSTPDDYQAVMAKAEAAFKTWRLVPAPKRGEIVRQMGDELRKHKDALGQLVSYEMGKSLQEGLGEVQEMIDICDFAVGLSRQLYGLTMHSERPSHRMYEQWHPLGIVGIISAFNFPVAVWSWNSMLALICGDVCVWKPSSKTPLCGIACQNIIQKVLKENNLPEGVFSLVTGEDCNELINNDKRIPLVSFTGSTRVGRHVSQVVAGRFGKTILELGGNNAIIVSEHADISMVLVGAVFGAVGTAGQRCTTTRRLIIHESVYDKTVEVLKSAYSQLSIGNPLDSNNHVGPLIDKTAVEAYLTSIEKAKAEGGKVLVEGGVLQGEGYESGCYVKPCIIEAENHFEIVQHETFAPILYVMKYSNIEEAIEMQNGVPQGLSSSIFTNNMREMELFLSQQGSDCGIANVNIGTSGAEIGGAFGGEKETGGGRESGSDAWRAYMRRQTNTINYGTQLPLAQGIKFDL